The Verrucomicrobiota bacterium genome window below encodes:
- a CDS encoding amidohydrolase translates to MSRFSKMVILKFSPTIGVCRRLSRLFLNPIPALTILLFTGNSVCWAQDSQLADTVFINGTVYTIDEKRTIREAVAIKGNKILFAGKEKEIVAYVGNSTRIIDMKGGVLLPGFTDAHTHPIQGGFALTRLSFEDIDDAKIIQQKLATYAKSHPELKVIFGIGWSLNQFKDGNPHKRILDAVVSDRPVVLIDSNGHSAWANSIALEKAGINRNTPTPTNGYIERDPQLQEATGTLRESAQELVLKLLPEPTLQEQVDQLRAGLEYQNALGYTALIDASIGAGNEQNAYLVLADQKELTARTLLALRSGESLLKTDVAQNEITQTVNQLSERRDTIERRSQGLLSGNMVKVFVDGGLESCTAAFLQNYADSGCGSSHLGEINMPENVIQEYVTALDKAGFQVHFHTIGDRAARVALDSIDSAQTTNRTIDRRHTLSHLQFAHEQDFPRFKQLNVYANIQALWAFPYDDSMASFIGSEIGNGIYPFRSLRDAGSTLVYGSDWPVSTANPFHATEVAVLRKDPSKLTGQVLLPNETLTVDDMITALTNGGARIMHQESIRGSIEVGKLADLVLLNQNPYHSKPTDLSEITIELTMFDGRVVHP, encoded by the coding sequence GTGAGTCGATTCTCAAAAATGGTCATCTTGAAATTCAGTCCCACAATCGGTGTTTGCAGGCGGCTTTCACGTCTATTTCTAAATCCAATCCCTGCGCTGACGATTCTTCTGTTTACGGGAAATAGTGTCTGTTGGGCTCAAGACAGCCAATTGGCCGATACCGTTTTTATCAACGGAACCGTTTACACCATAGATGAAAAAAGAACCATTCGTGAAGCGGTCGCCATTAAGGGAAACAAGATCCTATTCGCCGGGAAAGAAAAAGAAATAGTTGCCTATGTAGGAAACAGTACTCGAATCATCGACATGAAGGGAGGCGTATTGCTGCCAGGATTTACCGATGCACATACCCACCCAATCCAGGGAGGCTTTGCTCTGACCAGACTCTCTTTTGAAGACATCGATGATGCAAAAATCATTCAACAGAAGCTTGCCACCTACGCGAAATCTCATCCCGAATTAAAAGTAATTTTTGGCATCGGTTGGTCTTTGAATCAGTTTAAAGATGGCAATCCACATAAGCGCATTCTTGATGCAGTCGTATCCGACCGTCCAGTCGTCCTGATCGACTCCAATGGTCACAGCGCCTGGGCAAACTCAATCGCCCTTGAGAAAGCCGGAATCAATCGTAATACACCTACTCCAACAAACGGATACATAGAGCGCGATCCTCAATTACAGGAAGCCACAGGCACCCTTCGCGAATCAGCCCAAGAACTCGTATTAAAACTTCTTCCTGAACCCACTTTGCAAGAACAGGTCGATCAATTGCGTGCAGGTCTCGAATACCAAAACGCTCTGGGATACACCGCTCTTATTGACGCAAGCATCGGGGCCGGAAACGAACAAAACGCCTACCTGGTCCTGGCAGATCAAAAGGAACTAACAGCTCGTACGCTGCTAGCGCTGAGATCGGGTGAATCGTTGCTGAAGACCGATGTGGCACAAAACGAGATTACACAAACGGTTAATCAATTGAGTGAACGACGCGACACAATCGAACGACGCTCGCAAGGCCTGCTCTCGGGCAATATGGTAAAGGTATTTGTAGATGGAGGATTGGAAAGTTGCACTGCTGCATTCCTACAGAACTACGCTGATTCAGGATGTGGTAGCAGTCACCTAGGAGAAATCAACATGCCTGAAAACGTAATCCAGGAATACGTTACCGCTTTAGACAAAGCAGGCTTTCAAGTCCACTTTCACACCATCGGCGATCGAGCAGCGCGAGTCGCATTGGATTCCATCGACAGTGCGCAAACAACCAACCGGACCATCGATCGGAGACATACTCTCTCTCATTTACAGTTTGCCCACGAGCAGGACTTTCCTCGTTTTAAACAACTGAATGTCTATGCAAACATTCAGGCTTTATGGGCGTTTCCCTATGACGATTCGATGGCCTCATTCATAGGTTCGGAAATCGGAAACGGGATTTATCCATTCCGGTCACTCCGAGATGCTGGATCCACGCTTGTCTACGGTTCCGACTGGCCTGTATCAACCGCGAATCCCTTCCACGCGACGGAAGTAGCAGTCTTAAGAAAAGATCCCTCCAAGCTTACCGGACAAGTTTTGCTGCCAAACGAAACTCTAACCGTCGATGACATGATCACCGCCCTCACCAATGGCGGTGCACGCATCATGCATCAGGAGTCCATCCGCGGCAGTATCGAAGTCGGAAAACTAGCAGACCTGGTTCTACTAAACCAAAATCCCTATCACTCAAAACCTACCGACCTATCGGAGATAACTATCGAACTCACCATGTTCGATGGCCGTGTTGTCCACCCCTAA